A genomic segment from Phragmites australis chromosome 6, lpPhrAust1.1, whole genome shotgun sequence encodes:
- the LOC133921773 gene encoding uncharacterized protein LOC133921773 isoform X2 → MGGVCSRKRSQLVDEGDTFQTSPRFSKTSSLKWLLLALPHTNSDVSRKGQGKGSTQCPSLMELCVARVCKDIDKYSSFMMLPRDLSQQIFNELVESNCLTEASLETFRDCTLQDICLGEYPGVKDAWMEVVASQRQSLLSVDISCSEVTDNGIYLLRDCSNMQSLACNYCDQISKHGLGILSGLSNLTSLSLKRSNGVTAEGMRAFASLFNLVNLDLEGCLKIHGSCVHLKDLKKLESLNLRYCNNVVDSDIKYLSDLTNLKELQLSCCRITDLGVSYLRGLSKLTHLNLEGCPVTAACLEVISGLASLVLLNLNRCGIYDEGCENFEGLKKLKVLNLGFNYITDACLVHLKELINLESLNLDSCKIGDEGLSHLKGLVLLQSLELSDTEVGSNGLQHLSGLRNLQSINLSFTFVTDIGMKKISALNSLESVNLDNHQITDVGLAALTNFKNLQSLEVCGGSITDAGVNNIKDLKALTLLNLSHNVNLTDKTLELISGLTALASLNVSNSRVSNAGLRHLKDLQNLRSLSLDSSRVTASEMKKLQATTLPYLISVRPE, encoded by the exons ATGGGTGGTGTCTGCTCCAGGAAGAGAAGCCAATTGGTGGATGAGGGCGACACTTTCCAGACATCCCCAAGGTTCTCAAAGACCAGCAGCTTGAAATGGCTGCTGCTTGCACTGCCCCACACCAATTCTGATGTCTCCCGCAAGGGGCAGGGGAAAGGGTCCACTCAGTGCCCGTCCCTCATGGAGCTTTGTGTGGCTAGAGTCTGCAAG GATATCGACAAGTATTCTAGTTTCATGATGCTGCCGAGGGATCTCAGCCAGCAGATTTTCAATGAGCTGGTAGAATCAAACTGTCTTACAGAGGCATCGCTTGAAACTTTTCGGGATTGTACACTGCAG GACATTTGCTTGGGGGAGTACCCTGGAGTGAAGGATGCTTGGATGGAAGTAGTGGCGTCTCAAAGGCAATCATTGTTGTCTGTTGATATTTCTTGCTCTGAAGTAACTGATAATGGGATATATCTTCTTAGAGATTGCTCAAACATGCAAAGCTTGGCATGTAATTACTGTGATCAAATCTCCAAACATGGCCTAGGAATACTGTCAG GGCTTTCAAACCTGACTTCCCTAAGTTTGAAGAGAAGTAATGGTGTTACTGCTGAAGGAATGAGAGCATTTGCAAGTTTATTTAATTTGGTAAATCTCGACCTTGAAGGATGCCTAAAGATTCATGGCAGCTGTGTTCACTTAAAAG accTGAAAAAGCTGGAGTCACTGAATTTGAGATATTGCAATAATGTTGTGGATTCAGATATCAAGTATTTATCAG ATCTTACAAATTTGAAAGAACTGCAATTGTCATGTTGTAGGATCACAGATCTGGGTGTATCTTATCTTAGAG gCTTGTCGAAGCTCACTCACTTGAACCTAGAAGGCTGCCCAGTGACTGCTGCTTGTTTGGAAGTCATTTCAG GATTGGCTTCATTGGTTTTGTTGAATCTGAATCGGTGTGGTATCTACGATGAAGGCTGTGAAAATTTTGAAG GTCTTAAGAAATTGAAGGTTTTAAACTTGGGGTTTAACTATATTACAGATGCTTGTTTGGTGCACCTGAAAG AATTAATCAATTTGGAGTCCTTGAACTTGGATTCATGCAAGATTGGTGATGAAGGCCTATCACATCTGAAAG GCCTTGTGCTATTACAAAGCTTGGAGCTTTCTGATACTGAAGTTGGAagtaatggactccaacatctATCCG GTCTTCGCAATCTACAAAGCATCAATCTCTCGTTTACTTTTGTCACGGACATTGGTATGAAGAAGATCTCTGCGTTGAATTCACTCGAGTCAGTTAATCTTGACAATCACCAGATTACTGATGTTGGCTTGGCAGCACTTACAA ATTTTAAGAATCTTCAGTCTCTTGAAGTCTGTGGTGGGTCAATTACCGATGCTGGAGTGAACAATATCAAGGATCTGAAAGCTCTGACGCTCCTTAATCTTTCTCATAATGTTAACCTGACGGACAAAACATTGGAGCTGATTTCTG GCTTGACTGCTTTGGCCTCGTTGAACGTCTCAAACTCCCGGGTGTCCAATGCTGGTCTCAGGCACCTGAAGGATCTGCAGAATCTCCGCTCGCTGTCGCTGGATTCCAGCAGAGTCACAGCAAGCGAGATGAAGAAGCTCCAGGCGACGACGCTTCCTTATCTAATCAGCGTGCGGCCTGAGTAG
- the LOC133921773 gene encoding uncharacterized protein LOC133921773 isoform X1, whose protein sequence is MGGVCSRKRSQLVDEGDTFQTSPRFSKTSSLKWLLLALPHTNSDVSRKGQGKGSTQCPSLMELCVARVCKDIDKYSSFMMLPRDLSQQIFNELVESNCLTEASLETFRDCTLQDICLGEYPGVKDAWMEVVASQRQSLLSVDISCSEVTDNGIYLLRDCSNMQSLACNYCDQISKHGLGILSGLSNLTSLSLKRSNGVTAEGMRAFASLFNLVNLDLEGCLKIHGSCVHLKDLKKLESLNLRYCNNVVDSDIKYLSDLTNLKELQLSCCRITDLGVSYLRGLSKLTHLNLEGCPVTAACLEVISGLASLVLLNLNRCGIYDEGCENFEGLKKLKVLNLGFNYITDACLVHLKELINLESLNLDSCKIGDEGLSHLKGLVLLQSLELSDTEVGSNGLQHLSGLRNLQSINLSFTFVTDIGMKKISALNSLESVNLDNHQITDVGLAALTSLTGLTHLDLFGARITDYGTNCFRYFKNLQSLEVCGGSITDAGVNNIKDLKALTLLNLSHNVNLTDKTLELISGLTALASLNVSNSRVSNAGLRHLKDLQNLRSLSLDSSRVTASEMKKLQATTLPYLISVRPE, encoded by the exons ATGGGTGGTGTCTGCTCCAGGAAGAGAAGCCAATTGGTGGATGAGGGCGACACTTTCCAGACATCCCCAAGGTTCTCAAAGACCAGCAGCTTGAAATGGCTGCTGCTTGCACTGCCCCACACCAATTCTGATGTCTCCCGCAAGGGGCAGGGGAAAGGGTCCACTCAGTGCCCGTCCCTCATGGAGCTTTGTGTGGCTAGAGTCTGCAAG GATATCGACAAGTATTCTAGTTTCATGATGCTGCCGAGGGATCTCAGCCAGCAGATTTTCAATGAGCTGGTAGAATCAAACTGTCTTACAGAGGCATCGCTTGAAACTTTTCGGGATTGTACACTGCAG GACATTTGCTTGGGGGAGTACCCTGGAGTGAAGGATGCTTGGATGGAAGTAGTGGCGTCTCAAAGGCAATCATTGTTGTCTGTTGATATTTCTTGCTCTGAAGTAACTGATAATGGGATATATCTTCTTAGAGATTGCTCAAACATGCAAAGCTTGGCATGTAATTACTGTGATCAAATCTCCAAACATGGCCTAGGAATACTGTCAG GGCTTTCAAACCTGACTTCCCTAAGTTTGAAGAGAAGTAATGGTGTTACTGCTGAAGGAATGAGAGCATTTGCAAGTTTATTTAATTTGGTAAATCTCGACCTTGAAGGATGCCTAAAGATTCATGGCAGCTGTGTTCACTTAAAAG accTGAAAAAGCTGGAGTCACTGAATTTGAGATATTGCAATAATGTTGTGGATTCAGATATCAAGTATTTATCAG ATCTTACAAATTTGAAAGAACTGCAATTGTCATGTTGTAGGATCACAGATCTGGGTGTATCTTATCTTAGAG gCTTGTCGAAGCTCACTCACTTGAACCTAGAAGGCTGCCCAGTGACTGCTGCTTGTTTGGAAGTCATTTCAG GATTGGCTTCATTGGTTTTGTTGAATCTGAATCGGTGTGGTATCTACGATGAAGGCTGTGAAAATTTTGAAG GTCTTAAGAAATTGAAGGTTTTAAACTTGGGGTTTAACTATATTACAGATGCTTGTTTGGTGCACCTGAAAG AATTAATCAATTTGGAGTCCTTGAACTTGGATTCATGCAAGATTGGTGATGAAGGCCTATCACATCTGAAAG GCCTTGTGCTATTACAAAGCTTGGAGCTTTCTGATACTGAAGTTGGAagtaatggactccaacatctATCCG GTCTTCGCAATCTACAAAGCATCAATCTCTCGTTTACTTTTGTCACGGACATTGGTATGAAGAAGATCTCTGCGTTGAATTCACTCGAGTCAGTTAATCTTGACAATCACCAGATTACTGATGTTGGCTTGGCAGCACTTACAA GTCTCACCGGTTTGACTCATCTTGACCTTTTTGGAGCTCGCATAACTGACTATGGCACAAACTGCTTCAGAT ATTTTAAGAATCTTCAGTCTCTTGAAGTCTGTGGTGGGTCAATTACCGATGCTGGAGTGAACAATATCAAGGATCTGAAAGCTCTGACGCTCCTTAATCTTTCTCATAATGTTAACCTGACGGACAAAACATTGGAGCTGATTTCTG GCTTGACTGCTTTGGCCTCGTTGAACGTCTCAAACTCCCGGGTGTCCAATGCTGGTCTCAGGCACCTGAAGGATCTGCAGAATCTCCGCTCGCTGTCGCTGGATTCCAGCAGAGTCACAGCAAGCGAGATGAAGAAGCTCCAGGCGACGACGCTTCCTTATCTAATCAGCGTGCGGCCTGAGTAG